A window of Thermosipho japonicus genomic DNA:
AATTTAAGACAGCTTATGATTGTACCCAATACACCTTTGTGGTATTACAATCAGAGAAAAAGATTAAAAGTTAATAAGGCATTATTTAAACACTATAAATATCTTATTAGAAATGAAATAGATAAGGAAATGATAAAAAAAGTATTTCCTAAAGGTTCGATAGTTAAGGGAGTTATACCCGAGTTTGTGGAAGGAAATATAACTTTTGGAAGGCCACTTGGAACCTATCCGATTTTAGTTGGAGTTATTGGAAAATTTGATAAAAAATCTGACATATATATTGTTGATCATGGCATGCGCTCTATAACAGGTATTGTTCTTGGAAAAAAAGTAGCTGAATATAGTATTGGCGAACTTGCAAAGATTCCTGGAATTTCTAAAAGTAAAGCTGAGAAGTTAAAGAAAAAGTATCCATCTATTGCCTTAAATGAAATTTTGGAGGTGGATTTAGATTAAAAAATTTCTTTCTAACTATTTCGATCTTATTACTTCAAAAATAGTTCTTGAAACTACTGTTGAAGTTTTGAAAGAAAATAAAATTGAATCTTTTTTTGAAAAATTAATGATAAAGACACGTCCTCACCTAAAATTTGATGGATGGTCAGTTATTGAATATGACGAAATTAACGGACCTTCTTTTATTTCTTTGTCAAGAAAATACGGAAAATATGATTTAGAAAGTATAGAAAGAAAAATTGCAAACTCACAAAGTACGCTTTTTGATACGGTTTTAAAGACTCGCAATTGGAAGTATATAGCAGATCCATTAAAATTAAACATTTGGATGCCAGGTTCGAGAATACGTTCATGGATAGGTGTCCCTCTAATGTTTGATAACGAAGTTTTTGGAGTATTAAATATAGATTATTTTAAGCCAAAGAGGTTAACTTTCAAAGATAAATTATTCTTAAACAGCTTTCAAAAAAATTTTGCTATATACGCCTCTAACTTTAAAGAACTTAAATCACTGTTTTTGCAAAAATACATTGATCATCTTACAGGATTAAAAAATAGACATTTTATTGAAGAATATTTTGAAAAGAACAATAGAGATAGAATTGCTATAATTTTTTGTGATTTAAATAAGTTTAAAGCGGTAAACGATACATACGGACATAGAATAGGTGACGAAGTAATAAAGATAGTAGCACGAAGGCTTAGAAATATATTAAAATCAACGGATGAAGTTGTAAGGTACGGTGGAGACGAATTCATAGTTTTAACAAAAAACATCGAAAATGTGGAAACTATTAAATTACGTATTAAAAATGCTATTAAAAAATATGATATAATTATTGAAGGAAAGAAAATAAAGCTTGGTATATCATGCGGGCATGCAATTTATCCGGATGAAAGTACGGACTTTTGGGAGATAATGCACCTTGCTGATCTAAGGATGTATTCAGAAAAGGGAGAAAGATAATGTGAAAATACTTTTCAATTTAATAAACTTGATTCCAAATTTTGGAATCCATTCCCTTCAGGTTGCGTTTTTGGCATCTGAAATTGCTAAAAGTCTTAATCTAGATCCAAAAAAAGCCTTTCTTTCAGGATATCTACATGATATTGGCGTTCTTATTCCACATGAAAACTTTGTTTTAGATGATATTAATGCAACATACCTAATAAACCATGATATTCCAAGCGGAAATGAATTAACCAGGATGCATACGGTTATAGGCAGTTTTATTGTTAATCAATTTGAATTTTTAAGAGATATCTCTGAAATTATTTTAAAGCATCATGCACTTCCAAAATTTTTAGATGAAAAATCTGAAAATGATATTTATGCTAATATACTTTCTATTTCTGAGGAGATATCAAAGTATCATTTTATAAATGAGGATATAGATTATGATGACTTATTCTTTCCAATTTTATCAATAAAAAATAGATTTTTTGATTTTATATTTAAAGCAACGATTGATATATTAAGACGTGAGTTTTTGATATGGGTTTTAGATGATATTAAACATGGAATAATAAATAGAAAAATGTTGCTAGATTATTTGCTTGGAGATGATTTAAGGCTAAAAAATGAAAATTTGGTTGATGAAGGTATTCTTGTTTCGTTCATTGTTGATGCAAAGAGTAAATTTACAAAGGATCATTCATGGCGTGTTGCAACAGTTGCAAGGGATATGGCAAAAACGGCAAAACTTGACCAAGATAAATTGTTTATAGCAGGTCTTTATCATGATGTAGGAAAAATAACTACTCCTTTTAAGATTTTAGAAAAAAAGGGAAAATTAACTGATGATGAGATAAGAATAATG
This region includes:
- a CDS encoding sensor domain-containing diguanylate cyclase, with the translated sequence MKENKIESFFEKLMIKTRPHLKFDGWSVIEYDEINGPSFISLSRKYGKYDLESIERKIANSQSTLFDTVLKTRNWKYIADPLKLNIWMPGSRIRSWIGVPLMFDNEVFGVLNIDYFKPKRLTFKDKLFLNSFQKNFAIYASNFKELKSLFLQKYIDHLTGLKNRHFIEEYFEKNNRDRIAIIFCDLNKFKAVNDTYGHRIGDEVIKIVARRLRNILKSTDEVVRYGGDEFIVLTKNIENVETIKLRIKNAIKKYDIIIEGKKIKLGISCGHAIYPDESTDFWEIMHLADLRMYSEKGER
- a CDS encoding HD domain-containing protein yields the protein MKILFNLINLIPNFGIHSLQVAFLASEIAKSLNLDPKKAFLSGYLHDIGVLIPHENFVLDDINATYLINHDIPSGNELTRMHTVIGSFIVNQFEFLRDISEIILKHHALPKFLDEKSENDIYANILSISEEISKYHFINEDIDYDDLFFPILSIKNRFFDFIFKATIDILRREFLIWVLDDIKHGIINRKMLLDYLLGDDLRLKNENLVDEGILVSFIVDAKSKFTKDHSWRVATVARDMAKTAKLDQDKLFIAGLYHDVGKITTPFKILEKKGKLTDDEIRIMKKHVYYSYIVLNDYKDEPWFYPAVRHQERIDGSGYPFKLKGNEMSFEDKILQVADYFSALLEDRPYREGFEKEKAFEITYDTAKKGILDMQAVEVLNETLKKEVDYRNISYISKIQENIDLFVNGLLQ